The window TGCGCGTGCCTGCAGGTTGAGCGAGGGATCCTGCCGGAGGAGATCGACGACGCTGTTCGAGACGAGTGGCTGATCGCGCGGAGAGATGAGGTTGACGGAGCGGTTGCTCTCGGCGAGAGGCAGCGGTTCGAGCGTGGTGGTGACGGAGATGCTCTGCGCGACGGGGTCAATGGATGCGTTCGTCGGCTTCGATGTGGTGCCTGATGGCTCCATGGGTTGCTGAGCGAAGGCGCTGGTGAGGCAAAGCAGGGAGAGGAGATATTTTTTCATGAGGTGAAGCCGGTCGCCTGTGGTTTCAAATTCATGCAGCCTGCATGAATGATGTTTTCATCATCTGCCAGCAGCGGATGAGACGGGAGCTAATTTGGTGTCGCCATAAATAGTTGAATCTGTAAACTAGTCCTGAGGTCGCCATGCGGATAGAAGCGTTTTTGCAGCAGAGCCCCGTCTTTCAGGCTAATCGAATCGCACGGAGGATGGATGCTTCTCTCAATCTCATCTTGCAGAACGAAGAGGTGACTCTGCTTGAAGCGCTGGTGCTCGCCGCAATCTTCTTCGAGAAGCGCGGGCAGATCAAGCCGTCGGCCTTAGCGGAGGCGTTCCAGACGACGCGGGGTAATGTGAGTCATTGCATCTCGTCGCTGGAGGCAAAGGGCCTGGTGCAGCGCCAGATCGACCATGACGATGCTCGTGCGGTGCAGCTGGTGCTGCGGCCACTGGGCAGGAAACGTGCAGTGCGCGTGGTGGGGATTCTCGATCGAATGCAACGGCGCTTCGAAGATGGGATCGGCGCGGCAAAGCTAGAGACCATGCTCGCGCAGATGACGGCGGTGGAGGAGCTTTGTACACGGATGGCTGCTGCCGGACGCTGAGCTTTCTTCTCTAAGTCGACGAAGACGCCGTCCGACTGGCTTTTCCAGTATTAATCGAATGTTCGATGAATTGAGGAGGGAGCGACCAATGATTGCCGAGACAGTTTGGACGAAGGAGATGGAGTTTGAAGGGCACTCCGAAAGTGGTCACAACCTCGTCTTCGATGCCGGTGCCCGGCACGCCAACGGCCCTTCCCCAATGGAGGCGGTGCTGATGGCTCTTTGCAGTTGCACATCCGTCGACGTCGTTTCGATCCTCAAAAAGAAGCGCGAGCCCCTGACCAGGCTTACTGTGTCTGCAACCGCTGAACAGTCGGCTGCGCCGCCTCGGGTGTTTACGAGGATTATGCTGACTTACCTGATTGGCGGTGCGGTCTCAAAGAAGGCTGCCGAAGATGCGGTTGAACTCTCTAAGAATAAGTACTGTTCGGTCTCGAAGATGCTGGAGAAGGCCGCCCAGATCGACTTCAGGATCGAATACGCGAACGATCCTGGCGTGGACGTCTCAAGCTAGTAGGGGTTTATTCGCGGATGATTTTGACGAAGATTCCGTCGGGAAGGATTGCGCCCCCGAGGACGTGCACCACACCATCTTTGGTGAAGCCACGGAGCATGGCGTCGGCCTTCTCGTAGGGGTTGGGCGGGGCTTCGGATTTGGTCGGATAAGGGGTCACCTTGAGCGGAGCCGGAGCAGGCTGGCCCGAAGCCGAAGTGCGGACGTCGCTGCTGTTACCGCGGCGCATTCCGCGATCCATGGCCTCATTCGCAAGCCGGTCGGCGTCCTTGTTTTTGTGGCGCAGGGCGTGGCTGATCTCGAATCCTTCAAGTCTAGCGATGCGGCGTTTTGCCTCCTCGAAGAGCGGCTTTAGGTCGGGGCTTTTGACCTGGTATTTGCCTTGAATCTGCTTGACCATCAGCTCCGAATCGCTGACCACGCGCAGGCGGGGGTAGTTATGGTCGAGCGCGTACTGAAGGCAGCCCAGCAGGC is drawn from Edaphobacter lichenicola and contains these coding sequences:
- a CDS encoding MarR family winged helix-turn-helix transcriptional regulator translates to MRIEAFLQQSPVFQANRIARRMDASLNLILQNEEVTLLEALVLAAIFFEKRGQIKPSALAEAFQTTRGNVSHCISSLEAKGLVQRQIDHDDARAVQLVLRPLGRKRAVRVVGILDRMQRRFEDGIGAAKLETMLAQMTAVEELCTRMAAAGR
- a CDS encoding OsmC family protein; translated protein: MIAETVWTKEMEFEGHSESGHNLVFDAGARHANGPSPMEAVLMALCSCTSVDVVSILKKKREPLTRLTVSATAEQSAAPPRVFTRIMLTYLIGGAVSKKAAEDAVELSKNKYCSVSKMLEKAAQIDFRIEYANDPGVDVSS
- a CDS encoding ribonuclease HI family protein, yielding MPSRSTAAPSLFAESPAPATPRTQQSGWINAHCDGGARGNPGPSGYGALIQNDEGVVLAELSEFLGMRTNNYAEYSGLLGCLQYALDHNYPRLRVVSDSELMVKQIQGKYQVKSPDLKPLFEEAKRRIARLEGFEISHALRHKNKDADRLANEAMDRGMRRGNSSDVRTSASGQPAPAPLKVTPYPTKSEAPPNPYEKADAMLRGFTKDGVVHVLGGAILPDGIFVKIIRE